The Vicia villosa cultivar HV-30 ecotype Madison, WI unplaced genomic scaffold, Vvil1.0 ctg.000920F_1_1, whole genome shotgun sequence genome has a window encoding:
- the LOC131632228 gene encoding transcription factor bHLH63-like isoform X1, which produces MLHCLNTSGNLTGGETTISDMTLLQTQKPTINFHQFSSSSSPPQFMMVACDSALGEVVANNGFGKDSIKKRKAEIINNNNNNSNSKVVVNHDKRMKVSTEEEESKTSEQVTKTHKTTKSNNGTKRENSGDTNSKEKLDYIHVRARRGQATDSHSLAERVRREKISERMKYLQDLVPGCNKIAGKAGMLDEIINYVQSLQRQVEFLSMKLAAVNPRLDFNIDELFAKEIFPQNFPTIGMQSDMTNPTYLQFNSAQQILSSCGGLTNNMGMIPPEIGLRRNINIPTSTSLPEIFDSSCFTHILPSSTWEGDFQNLHSVDFDQGRSMSFPSQPFTGIYQFMTCQITFFLRQLS; this is translated from the exons ATGTTACACTGTCTCAACACTTCGGGTAATCTAACAGGAGGAGAAACAACCATTTCCGACATGACACTGTTACAAACACAAAAACCAACAATCAACTTTCAccaattctcttcttcttcttctcctccacAGTTTATGATGGTTGCTTGCGATTCCGCTCTTGGCGAAGTCGTTGCTAATAATGGATTCGGAAAAGATAGCATTAAGAAAAGAAAAGCTGaaattatcaataataataataataatagtaattctAAG GTTGTTGTTAATCATGACAAGAGGATGAAAGTGAGTACAGAAGAAGAGGAATCAAAAACCAGTGAGCAAGTTACAAAGACACACAAGACTACAAAGTCCAACAATGGAACAAAAAGAGAAAACTCTGGTGATACTAATTCTAAGGAAAAGCTTGATTACATTCATGTTCGAGCGCGTCGTGGTCAAGCCACTGATAGTCATAGCTTAGCAGAAAGA GTTAGAAGAGAAAAGATAAGTGAGAGGATGAAGTATTTACAAGATTTAGTGCCGGGATGTAACAAAATTGCTGGAAAAGCTGGAATGCTTGATGAAATTATTAACTATGTTCAATCTCTTCAGAGACAAGTTGAG TTCTTGTCGATGAAATTAGCAGCTGTAAATCCAAGACTTGACTTCAACATTGATGAATTGTTTGCCAAAGAG ATTTTTCCTCAAAATTTTCCAACCATAGGGATGCAATCAGACATGACTAACCCTACATATCTTCAATTCAATTCAGCGCAACAAATACTTTCGAGTTGTGGTGGACTAACAAACAATATGGGGATGATCCCTCCGGAAATCGGGCTTCGGAGGAACATAAATATCCCCACATCTACATCTTTACCCGAAATCTTTGACTCATCATGTTTCACC CATATTTTACCCTCTTCAACTTGGGAAGGTGATTTTCAAAACCTTCACAGTGTGGATTTTGATCAAGGAAGATCAATGTCCTTTCCTTCTCAGCCATTCACAGGTATCTACCAATTTATGACATGTCAAATCACTTTTTTTCTTAGGCAGCTATCATAG
- the LOC131632228 gene encoding transcription factor bHLH63-like isoform X2: MLHCLNTSGNLTGGETTISDMTLLQTQKPTINFHQFSSSSSPPQFMMVACDSALGEVVANNGFGKDSIKKRKAEIINNNNNNSNSKVVVNHDKRMKVSTEEEESKTSEQVTKTHKTTKSNNGTKRENSGDTNSKEKLDYIHVRARRGQATDSHSLAERVRREKISERMKYLQDLVPGCNKIAGKAGMLDEIINYVQSLQRQVEFLSMKLAAVNPRLDFNIDELFAKEIFPQNFPTIGMQSDMTNPTYLQFNSAQQILSSCGGLTNNMGMIPPEIGLRRNINIPTSTSLPEIFDSSCFTHILPSSTWEGDFQNLHSVDFDQGRSMSFPSQPFTGMVEASNLKMEM; this comes from the exons ATGTTACACTGTCTCAACACTTCGGGTAATCTAACAGGAGGAGAAACAACCATTTCCGACATGACACTGTTACAAACACAAAAACCAACAATCAACTTTCAccaattctcttcttcttcttctcctccacAGTTTATGATGGTTGCTTGCGATTCCGCTCTTGGCGAAGTCGTTGCTAATAATGGATTCGGAAAAGATAGCATTAAGAAAAGAAAAGCTGaaattatcaataataataataataatagtaattctAAG GTTGTTGTTAATCATGACAAGAGGATGAAAGTGAGTACAGAAGAAGAGGAATCAAAAACCAGTGAGCAAGTTACAAAGACACACAAGACTACAAAGTCCAACAATGGAACAAAAAGAGAAAACTCTGGTGATACTAATTCTAAGGAAAAGCTTGATTACATTCATGTTCGAGCGCGTCGTGGTCAAGCCACTGATAGTCATAGCTTAGCAGAAAGA GTTAGAAGAGAAAAGATAAGTGAGAGGATGAAGTATTTACAAGATTTAGTGCCGGGATGTAACAAAATTGCTGGAAAAGCTGGAATGCTTGATGAAATTATTAACTATGTTCAATCTCTTCAGAGACAAGTTGAG TTCTTGTCGATGAAATTAGCAGCTGTAAATCCAAGACTTGACTTCAACATTGATGAATTGTTTGCCAAAGAG ATTTTTCCTCAAAATTTTCCAACCATAGGGATGCAATCAGACATGACTAACCCTACATATCTTCAATTCAATTCAGCGCAACAAATACTTTCGAGTTGTGGTGGACTAACAAACAATATGGGGATGATCCCTCCGGAAATCGGGCTTCGGAGGAACATAAATATCCCCACATCTACATCTTTACCCGAAATCTTTGACTCATCATGTTTCACC CATATTTTACCCTCTTCAACTTGGGAAGGTGATTTTCAAAACCTTCACAGTGTGGATTTTGATCAAGGAAGATCAATGTCCTTTCCTTCTCAGCCATTCACAG